From one Desulfovibrio sp. JC022 genomic stretch:
- a CDS encoding chemotaxis protein CheW, producing MESNTLDYFKRESDRELLRKRAEKLALKISDETDGLDKKSGARDYVFFRMGPNSYGFDASAVKEVMIPEEIVSVPCTPDFHLGLMSVRGHLWAVIDLCAFFRTGESIESENPGVILLADDESEFGVAVDEILGVISVSGDEIKSLPDGENRLASFCVGVTADRKTVLNGAALLREESFMVNEFVGSNRLS from the coding sequence ATGGAAAGTAATACCTTGGATTATTTCAAACGGGAAAGTGACCGGGAGCTTCTTCGCAAGAGAGCGGAAAAGCTGGCTCTGAAAATTTCCGATGAGACTGACGGGCTTGATAAAAAGTCCGGTGCACGGGACTATGTGTTTTTTCGCATGGGCCCCAACAGCTATGGTTTTGATGCGTCTGCGGTCAAAGAAGTTATGATTCCGGAAGAGATTGTATCCGTTCCTTGCACCCCTGATTTTCATCTTGGGCTAATGAGTGTGCGCGGACACCTTTGGGCTGTAATTGATTTGTGTGCTTTTTTTAGGACCGGAGAAAGCATTGAATCGGAGAATCCCGGCGTGATTCTGTTGGCGGACGATGAATCTGAATTCGGTGTTGCGGTGGATGAGATCCTCGGGGTTATTTCTGTCTCCGGTGATGAGATCAAGTCTTTGCCTGATGGCGAAAATCGCCTTGCCAGCTTTTGTGTCGGAGTTACCGCTGACCGCAAGACAGTTCTAAACGGTGCGGCGTTACTGCGTGAAGAGTCTTTCATGGTCAATGAATTTGTAGGCAGTAACCGCCTGTCTTAA
- a CDS encoding protein-glutamate O-methyltransferase CheR, with amino-acid sequence MSNFLTEERIGELAAMVRERFGLNFASERWKDLRTAVLRFHREDSSFSTAAECLDYILSPTVENKDLEQFINRLTIGETFFFRDSNALRILEYEILRKLNGKGSGLNGAVRVWSTACATGEEPYTLAMICRRTGVHAEIFGTDIDSKALIKAREGCYRKWSFRSEDTGFKDIFFRKVGSNSYLLEPSIKRMVNLSRLNLMDASVPSSLKDMDVVLCRNVLMYFASDGVNAVLDKIWDCLTPGGWLVATPSESGLLSCYGKFEPVNFDGILFYRKNEDYEPQCPLLFDDSKFQEVEDFSNSPVFPVADLDDQFDFEPQPKTAAAEIDFRAEDSDFLRDRVEPEPLILLAEFNDGENLVAQAADLREQGDTAGAVCLYKKMVEQDYPPETKAAALLGIAGIKADSGLADEAALWCAKALELDRVSPCAHFLLGQIALQQGEREKGLAHMRNAVFLESEFIMAHVLLGNIYMDSGDNNGALRHFRISMQQLKKMDQEEPVPCSDSITAGRLMEMVQLVQKNLT; translated from the coding sequence ATGAGTAATTTCTTGACTGAAGAGAGGATTGGCGAACTTGCGGCTATGGTCCGTGAAAGGTTCGGCCTGAATTTCGCCTCTGAGAGATGGAAGGATCTGCGTACCGCAGTACTCCGTTTTCATCGGGAAGACTCTTCATTTTCAACTGCTGCTGAATGCCTTGATTACATTCTTTCCCCCACAGTGGAAAATAAGGATCTGGAACAATTCATCAACCGGTTAACCATCGGCGAGACATTTTTCTTTCGAGATAGCAACGCACTCAGAATTCTTGAATATGAAATCCTGCGTAAATTAAACGGTAAGGGGAGCGGACTTAACGGTGCCGTCAGGGTCTGGTCCACTGCCTGTGCTACCGGGGAAGAGCCGTATACCCTGGCCATGATCTGCCGCCGGACAGGTGTTCATGCTGAGATTTTCGGTACGGATATAGACAGCAAGGCCCTGATCAAAGCGCGTGAGGGGTGTTATCGTAAATGGTCGTTCCGTTCTGAGGATACGGGATTCAAGGATATTTTTTTCCGCAAAGTCGGCTCCAACTCATATCTGCTTGAACCGTCCATAAAACGGATGGTCAACCTTTCCCGTTTGAACCTTATGGATGCGTCCGTCCCTTCTTCTTTGAAAGATATGGATGTAGTTCTTTGTCGTAATGTCCTCATGTATTTTGCCTCTGATGGAGTGAATGCCGTACTGGATAAAATCTGGGATTGCCTTACTCCCGGAGGCTGGCTTGTGGCCACACCCAGCGAATCCGGGTTGCTTAGCTGTTACGGCAAATTCGAGCCTGTCAATTTTGATGGGATTCTTTTTTACCGTAAAAATGAAGATTACGAGCCTCAGTGTCCGTTGCTTTTTGATGATTCAAAATTTCAGGAAGTAGAAGATTTTTCAAACTCTCCGGTTTTTCCTGTTGCCGATCTGGATGATCAATTTGATTTTGAACCGCAACCTAAGACCGCTGCGGCTGAAATTGATTTCAGGGCTGAAGATTCAGACTTTTTGAGGGATAGGGTCGAGCCTGAGCCATTAATTCTTCTGGCTGAATTTAATGATGGGGAAAATTTAGTTGCGCAGGCTGCTGATTTGCGTGAGCAGGGTGATACTGCCGGGGCCGTCTGTTTGTATAAGAAAATGGTTGAGCAGGATTATCCCCCTGAGACCAAGGCGGCCGCACTTTTAGGAATTGCCGGGATCAAAGCGGATTCGGGTCTGGCGGATGAAGCTGCCTTGTGGTGTGCTAAGGCTCTTGAATTGGACCGTGTTTCTCCGTGTGCTCATTTTTTGCTCGGGCAGATAGCCCTGCAACAGGGAGAACGGGAGAAGGGGCTTGCCCATATGCGTAATGCTGTTTTTCTGGAAAGTGAATTTATCATGGCGCATGTGCTGCTCGGGAATATATATATGGATAGCGGCGATAATAACGGAGCTTTGAGACATTTTCGTATCTCCATGCAGCAGTTGAAAAAAATGGATCAGGAAGAGCCTGTCCCCTGTTCTGACAGTATAACTGCCGGGCGGCTGATGGAAATGGTGCAGCTGGTTCAGAAGAACCTGACTTAG
- a CDS encoding chemotaxis protein CheW: protein MTNNEYVIFEVDSCKFALPSDAVDRVERAVMLTPVPDAPAPVLGVVNRGGEVIPVLGLRGRIGGEERDIILSDRLVFSTANGRPMALLADRIGDVVGIDSDVARDADEIWPGISLLKSFAGLGADVVLVQDMSELLDPDQERSLLAAIAAMSEEEDVAVDE from the coding sequence ATGACGAATAATGAATACGTTATTTTTGAGGTTGATTCCTGTAAGTTCGCCTTGCCTTCCGATGCTGTTGACCGGGTTGAGCGTGCGGTAATGCTTACTCCGGTGCCTGATGCTCCCGCTCCGGTTTTGGGGGTCGTCAACCGAGGCGGCGAAGTTATCCCGGTGCTCGGCTTGCGGGGCAGGATAGGTGGTGAGGAGCGCGATATCATCCTCAGTGACAGACTTGTTTTCAGCACAGCCAACGGACGGCCCATGGCTTTGCTTGCGGATCGCATCGGTGATGTCGTGGGAATTGATAGTGATGTGGCACGCGATGCAGATGAAATCTGGCCTGGAATTTCCCTTTTGAAGTCATTTGCAGGACTTGGTGCTGATGTGGTTCTGGTGCAGGATATGAGCGAACTGCTTGATCCTGATCAGGAACGTAGCCTGCTTGCGGCTATTGCTGCCATGAGTGAAGAGGAGGATGTCGCAGTTGATGAGTAA
- a CDS encoding lytic transglycosylase domain-containing protein — protein sequence MTRFIVALYLILSGAIVFRMIIPFDVEREFSPSQRREVQQRIKVADRERVPVPPLFGQVAEEFSLHPEILNAIADHESGYNPWALNIEGRSVYPSSREEALAIIEKYRGRSYDVGLMQVNSYWIRKFELSPAEALEPEENLRLGAWILRYCLDRYGYNWRAIGAYHTGSPKNLPGRSRAYAVKVMKKYNELMEQSARGK from the coding sequence ATGACCAGATTTATTGTTGCCTTGTATCTCATCCTCAGCGGGGCTATCGTGTTCCGTATGATCATTCCCTTTGATGTGGAACGGGAGTTCTCGCCTTCGCAACGGCGTGAGGTTCAGCAGCGGATAAAGGTTGCGGATCGCGAACGGGTTCCGGTTCCTCCGCTTTTCGGACAGGTTGCCGAGGAATTTTCCCTGCACCCGGAAATTCTGAACGCTATTGCGGACCATGAGAGCGGCTACAATCCGTGGGCCTTGAATATTGAAGGGCGGAGCGTGTATCCTTCCTCTCGCGAGGAAGCTCTTGCCATCATTGAGAAATACAGGGGCAGGAGTTATGATGTGGGACTGATGCAGGTAAATTCATACTGGATCAGGAAATTTGAGCTTAGTCCTGCCGAGGCACTTGAGCCGGAAGAAAATTTGCGGCTGGGGGCATGGATATTGCGTTATTGCCTTGATCGGTATGGCTACAACTGGCGGGCCATCGGTGCCTATCATACCGGTTCGCCCAAGAATCTTCCGGGGCGTTCGCGGGCTTATGCCGTTAAGGTGATGAAGAAATACAATGAGCTGATGGAACAATCTGCACGCGGGAAGTAA
- a CDS encoding tetratricopeptide repeat protein, which translates to MSLLMNKDNLFTAGISLSPQDLILYEHTLKDLIQEFLPFESYSLYFPKPPKGQFRAKLEARYNAEEAQLMLPLRLRGRDLCYFIARGVELEAPEALPPYLEALAACSLEKILLYKGSITDRLTGMATRDYFMSKLNKELDLIQNCMMPTTGGCKDPGIPTFSGSVGVVVLDMDYFQRINDRYGYGLGDNIIADLAARINEVVVESVICARIFDDKFAFLIPDGRPKACAKLAEELRALVESFPVEDPVTGDVIKISVSAGYANYPQSLSGPHFKRSADEQARILMRKAAKAVATAKDFGRNCVFAYSDILQKGAKVLEVLPLQRLALSIGQSVDAREGARFLVWSPDYQAGTQARLTEDERISGTYPTMYKAEVVIIEVQEEIAFAEILHLSDPAWPVTEGDRLTLLNEKDSFFDAQAGPEANASPQRDMVTGLYSYKEFIGRYSRMRQNLDKFSVAVLRLVANPAEQGGNFQKLTDAQVQKVASRAETFFDESCMGGRYSLNSLIYFFPDGESDAVMENILRLVRECSDDFEIELGAGVASFPFLNYRRSEILDNCRKGLDHSLMLEKPMVAQFDSVSLNISADRFYVDGDIYGAIEEFRLALLADPDNILARNSLGICYAQVGKPEQARKQFEEVLDITPKNIMALYNLGWTCQMLGSMDKARAAYEKCLELEPENVFSLVRLGVLSEQDTGLDEAEQYYLKAAKLKGGDALSMRHLARISYVRKDMDKAREYLHQALNANHNDAAAMNMLARIYLESGEDPQVAEVLARQSAALKPAKDQFWETLAKALEVQEKFDEAEQVRSRF; encoded by the coding sequence ATGTCCCTGCTTATGAACAAGGATAACCTCTTCACCGCCGGAATCAGTCTTTCCCCGCAGGATTTGATCCTCTACGAGCACACCCTTAAGGATCTCATTCAGGAATTCCTGCCTTTCGAATCCTACAGCCTTTACTTTCCCAAGCCGCCCAAGGGGCAGTTTCGGGCTAAGCTTGAGGCCCGCTACAATGCCGAGGAAGCCCAGCTTATGCTGCCCTTGCGCTTGCGCGGGCGTGATCTCTGCTATTTTATCGCCAGAGGTGTGGAACTGGAAGCCCCGGAAGCTTTGCCGCCCTACCTTGAGGCATTGGCTGCCTGTTCGCTGGAAAAAATTCTACTTTATAAAGGTTCCATCACCGACCGACTGACCGGTATGGCGACTCGCGATTATTTCATGTCCAAGCTGAATAAAGAGCTGGATCTGATCCAGAACTGCATGATGCCTACTACCGGCGGATGCAAGGACCCCGGTATCCCTACTTTTAGCGGTTCTGTGGGGGTGGTTGTCCTTGATATGGATTATTTTCAGCGTATCAATGACCGTTACGGCTACGGATTGGGCGATAACATTATTGCCGACCTTGCCGCGCGTATTAATGAGGTGGTGGTCGAGTCCGTAATCTGTGCCCGTATTTTCGATGACAAGTTTGCTTTTCTGATCCCGGACGGACGGCCCAAGGCTTGTGCTAAGCTGGCTGAAGAATTGCGTGCGCTGGTGGAAAGTTTTCCGGTTGAAGATCCGGTTACCGGGGATGTGATCAAAATCAGTGTCAGTGCCGGATACGCCAATTATCCGCAGTCTCTTTCCGGTCCTCATTTCAAGCGTTCCGCAGACGAGCAGGCCCGTATCCTTATGCGCAAAGCCGCCAAAGCCGTAGCAACTGCCAAGGATTTCGGGCGTAACTGCGTTTTCGCTTATTCCGATATCCTTCAAAAGGGTGCTAAGGTTTTGGAAGTGCTGCCTTTGCAGCGTCTGGCCCTGTCCATCGGGCAGAGCGTTGATGCCCGTGAAGGTGCGCGTTTTCTGGTTTGGTCCCCGGACTATCAGGCGGGCACACAGGCCCGTCTTACTGAAGATGAACGTATTTCCGGTACTTACCCGACCATGTATAAGGCTGAGGTGGTTATCATCGAGGTGCAGGAAGAAATCGCCTTTGCGGAAATCCTGCATCTGAGCGATCCGGCATGGCCCGTCACCGAGGGTGATCGTCTGACTCTGCTTAATGAAAAAGATAGTTTTTTTGATGCGCAGGCCGGCCCGGAAGCCAATGCTTCCCCGCAGCGGGATATGGTTACCGGGTTGTACAGCTATAAGGAATTCATCGGACGCTACAGCCGCATGCGCCAGAATCTGGATAAATTTTCTGTGGCTGTGCTGCGCCTTGTTGCTAATCCGGCGGAGCAGGGCGGTAATTTTCAGAAGCTCACCGATGCGCAGGTTCAGAAAGTGGCCTCAAGGGCGGAGACGTTCTTTGATGAGTCCTGCATGGGCGGGCGATACAGCCTGAACAGCTTGATCTACTTTTTCCCGGACGGGGAATCCGATGCGGTGATGGAAAATATTTTGCGTCTGGTGCGTGAGTGTTCAGATGATTTTGAAATCGAGCTGGGAGCCGGGGTGGCTTCCTTTCCTTTCCTAAATTACCGGCGCAGTGAAATTCTTGATAACTGTCGCAAGGGTCTTGATCATTCTCTCATGCTGGAAAAGCCCATGGTGGCCCAGTTTGATTCAGTTTCACTGAATATTTCCGCTGACCGCTTTTACGTGGATGGTGATATTTACGGTGCAATCGAGGAATTCCGTCTCGCTCTGCTGGCTGACCCGGACAACATTCTCGCCCGTAACTCGCTTGGTATCTGTTACGCGCAGGTGGGTAAGCCGGAGCAGGCCCGCAAGCAGTTTGAGGAAGTTCTCGATATCACACCCAAGAACATCATGGCCTTGTACAACCTCGGTTGGACCTGCCAGATGCTGGGCAGTATGGACAAGGCTCGCGCGGCCTATGAGAAGTGTCTTGAACTGGAGCCGGAAAATGTCTTTTCCCTCGTGCGACTCGGCGTACTTTCCGAGCAGGACACGGGGCTGGACGAGGCTGAACAATATTATCTCAAGGCTGCCAAACTTAAGGGCGGGGATGCTTTGAGTATGCGTCATCTGGCCCGTATCTCCTATGTCCGTAAGGATATGGATAAGGCTCGCGAATATCTGCATCAAGCCCTGAATGCAAACCATAACGATGCCGCAGCCATGAATATGCTGGCCCGTATCTATTTAGAAAGCGGAGAAGATCCGCAGGTCGCAGAAGTTCTGGCCCGTCAGAGTGCTGCTCTTAAGCCTGCAAAAGATCAGTTTTGGGAGACTCTGGCAAAGGCCCTTGAAGTGCAGGAAAAGTTTGATGAAGCCGAACAGGTAAGATCCAGATTTTAG